Proteins encoded by one window of Panicum virgatum strain AP13 chromosome 7N, P.virgatum_v5, whole genome shotgun sequence:
- the LOC120680639 gene encoding UDP-glycosyltransferase 92A1-like gives MVAAERRAHVVLFPFMAQGHLAPFRCLAELARRARPGARVTVVATPGTAGPLRASLAADSLGGDVGVHALPFDPAGYGLPAGACTTAGIVSHQLITLFAASESLRPAFQHLVAGLRAADPGAEVHVMADMFLGWTLDVAREASASHSAVLTTGGYGAAVYFSLWSSVPLPEDDAFLLPPFPDVTVCRSQLTDHLAAGDGTDAWSTFVSKQVAAFAHTDALLVNTAENLEPRGLAMLRQLFNVPIYPVGPLLRATPPAPAQSPGAKDGRAILAWLDKLPPGSVLYVLFGSQYTIGAPQMMELAAGLELSAHRFVWVIRPPAGSDDVSVEFRPEWLPEGFRERAEAGGRGLVARCWAPQVEILAHAATGAFLTHCGWNSLQESLGSGVPLLGWPLSAEQFYNAKVLAEEMEVCVEVARAALSTEKLAAAVEAVLGDTAERAGMRRRAAELREVIAAARESMGEGSSLKVMDKFFADVVHC, from the exons ATGGtggccgccgagcgccgcgCGCACGTCGTCCTGTTCCCGTTCATGGCGCAGGGCCACCTCGCGCCGTTCCGCTGCCTGGCGGAGCtggcccgccgcgcgcgccccggtGCCCGCGTCACCGTGGTCGCCACCCCCGGGACGGCCGGGCCCCTCCGCGCCAGCCTCGCCGCGGACAGCCTCGGCGGCGACGTTGGCGTCCACGCGCTGCCGTTCGACCCGGCCGGCTACGGACTCCCCGCCGGCGCCTGCACCACGGCCGGCATCGTCTCCCACCAGCTCATCACCCTATTCGCCGCCTCCGAGTCCCTCCGCCCGGCGTTCCAGCACCTCGTCGCCGGGCTCAGGGCCGCTGACCCCGGCGCCGAAGTCCACGTCATGGCGGACATGTTCCTCGGCTGGACGCTGGACGTCGCCCGCGAGGCCAGCGCGTCGCACTCCGCCGTGCTCACCACCGGCGGCTACGGCGCCGCGGTCTACTTCTCGCTGTGGAGCAGCGTGCCGCTCCCGGAGGACGACGCGTTCCTGCTGCCGCCGTTCCCGGACGTCACGGTCTGCCGCTCCCAGCTCACCGACCACCTCGCCGCGGGCGACGGGACGGACGCGTGGTCCACCTTCGTGAGCAAGCAGGTCGCCGCCTTCGCCCACACGGACGCGCTGCTCGTCAACACGGCGGAAAACCTCGAGCCCAGGGGGCTAGCGATGCTCCGGCAACTCTTCAACGTCCCGATATACCCCGTTGGCCCGCTgctccgcgccacgccgccggctccAGCGCAGTCGCCGGGAGCGAAGGACGGCAGAGCCATCTTGGCCTGGCTCGACAAGCTGCCTCCGGGCTCCGTGCTGTACGTGTTGTTCGGGTCGCAGTACACGATCGGCGCGCCGCAGATGATGGAGCTGGCGGCGGGGCTCGAGCTGAGCGCGCACAGGTTCGTGTGGGTgatccggccgccggcggggtcCGACGACGTCAGCGTCGAGTTCCGGCCAGAGTGGCTGCCGGAGGGATTTAGGGAgagggcggaggcgg gcgggcgggg GCTGGTGGcgcggtgctgggcgccgcAGGTGGAGATCCTGGCGCACGCGGCGACGGGCGCGTTCCTGACAcactgcgggtggaactcgTTGCAGGAGAGCCTCGGCAGCGGCGTGCCGCTGCTTGGGTGGCCGCTCTCGGCAGAGCAGTTCTACAACGCCAAGGTGCTTGCGGAGGAGATGGAGGTGTGCGTGGAGGTGGCGCGCGCCGCGCTAAGCACGGagaagctggcggcggcggtggaggcggtgcTCGGCGACACCGCGGAGCGCGCCGGGAtgaggcggagggcggcggagtTGAGGGAGGtaatcgcggcggcgagggagagcaTGGGCGAAGGGTCGTCGCTGAAAGTGATGGACAAGTTCTTCGCCGACGTCGTGCATTGTTGA